In Neodiprion pinetum isolate iyNeoPine1 chromosome 6, iyNeoPine1.2, whole genome shotgun sequence, one genomic interval encodes:
- the Theg gene encoding sperm microtubule associated protein 2-like isoform X2 — translation MSLPKKRMLLITRKQFFENKTVVRNIDSILKAITKTRYFKYRILCLAAEQRMMAKAAKLRKRLHKALSKPEDWAKHKQTLERIAVPKVVPEPWTPDRGEKKSIEEMKDRLDILAQPVVKDSGAKLNPFSVKPGALKYQASERIKEIAVRKITKDAYPPKDPTAVSPAAIRAVPTPRILILAKPAARPPGRETDLKEDAFSVVPRALKAKCTARTKILAKPKSYGNST, via the exons ATGTCACTGCCTAAGAAAAG AATGCTGCTGATAACGAGGAAACAGTTctttgaaaacaaaacagtGGTACGGAATATCGACTCGATCCTCAAGGCGATCACCAAGACGCGTTACTTCAAGTACAGAATCCTCTGTCTTGCGGCGGAGCAGCGAATGATGGCAAAAGC GGCGAAGCTCCGTAAGCGGCTTCACAAGGCTCTTTCGAAGCCCGAGGATTGGGCAAAGCACAAGCAAACATTAGAGCGGATTGCAGTGCCAAAAGTTGTTCCTGAACCCTGGACACCC GATCGCGGTGAGAAAAAGAGCATCGAAGAAATGAAGGATAGGCTGGATATCCTGGCCCAGCCGGTGGTCAAGGATTCAGGGGCGAAGCTGAATCCCTTCTCGGTCAAGCCTGGCGCGTTGAAATACCAGGCAAGCGAACGCATCAAGGAAATAGCGGTTCGCAAGATAACCAAAGACGCGTATCCCCCGAAAGATCCAACCGCCGTTTCTCCGGCCGCCATTAGGGCAGTTC CCACACCGAGGATCCTGATTCTCGCAAAACCAGCCGCTAGGCCTCCGGGACGCGAGACGGATTTGAAGGAAGACGCTTTCAGCGTCGTGCCAAGGGCGCTCAAGGCCAAGTGTACGGCACGAACGAAAATACTTGCCAAGCCCAAGTCGTACGGCAATTCCACATAA
- the Theg gene encoding sperm microtubule associated protein 2-like isoform X1, which yields MVGSGKRREEWEVKEKKKLEKKKLGSSYPKIHPKTLNAKPSKRIVEMSLPKKRMLLITRKQFFENKTVVRNIDSILKAITKTRYFKYRILCLAAEQRMMAKAAKLRKRLHKALSKPEDWAKHKQTLERIAVPKVVPEPWTPDRGEKKSIEEMKDRLDILAQPVVKDSGAKLNPFSVKPGALKYQASERIKEIAVRKITKDAYPPKDPTAVSPAAIRAVPTPRILILAKPAARPPGRETDLKEDAFSVVPRALKAKCTARTKILAKPKSYGNST from the exons ATGGTGGGATCAGGGAAACGAAGGGAGGAATGGGAAgtgaaggaaaagaagaagctGGAGAAAAA GAAGCTCGGGTCCAGCTATCCAAAAATCCATCCGAAAACTTTGAATGCAAAGCCTAGCAAGCGAATTGTCGAGATGTCACTGCCTAAGAAAAG AATGCTGCTGATAACGAGGAAACAGTTctttgaaaacaaaacagtGGTACGGAATATCGACTCGATCCTCAAGGCGATCACCAAGACGCGTTACTTCAAGTACAGAATCCTCTGTCTTGCGGCGGAGCAGCGAATGATGGCAAAAGC GGCGAAGCTCCGTAAGCGGCTTCACAAGGCTCTTTCGAAGCCCGAGGATTGGGCAAAGCACAAGCAAACATTAGAGCGGATTGCAGTGCCAAAAGTTGTTCCTGAACCCTGGACACCC GATCGCGGTGAGAAAAAGAGCATCGAAGAAATGAAGGATAGGCTGGATATCCTGGCCCAGCCGGTGGTCAAGGATTCAGGGGCGAAGCTGAATCCCTTCTCGGTCAAGCCTGGCGCGTTGAAATACCAGGCAAGCGAACGCATCAAGGAAATAGCGGTTCGCAAGATAACCAAAGACGCGTATCCCCCGAAAGATCCAACCGCCGTTTCTCCGGCCGCCATTAGGGCAGTTC CCACACCGAGGATCCTGATTCTCGCAAAACCAGCCGCTAGGCCTCCGGGACGCGAGACGGATTTGAAGGAAGACGCTTTCAGCGTCGTGCCAAGGGCGCTCAAGGCCAAGTGTACGGCACGAACGAAAATACTTGCCAAGCCCAAGTCGTACGGCAATTCCACATAA